In Alkalihalobacterium alkalinitrilicum, a genomic segment contains:
- the fliD gene encoding flagellar filament capping protein FliD, with the protein MRIAGLATGMDINQIVSDLMKAHRMPIDKMMQDRQLIEWRQEGYREINRKFNTFRDNIFDTVMRSANMLAKSVSSSNSSLATATATSTVGNMSLRLSNVTSLAKAASYNSSDKISADNQKINTSATLGSQNFTKDDFWEKGIVHRESIRQSSTGNTVTLANQDIVNPDDIVVKVNGKVYDIVTDINDLEDGKVLLNAENGTLQFNHTIQQGTTVSTTYMTEKATEEFNPSTAQNTFQLKKGGLDLESLKITAGGTEFTSADIVTDRSQLEAGKVFVNVDTGQLEFFEAKTNVSVDYTQRYTTAGISAHNENGPVSDKFVFTANQSLNTVFTEMNRSNVGVQGFYDNHSDQVSISRSNTGLFNVDGNGNPIGPEIEFTGFFNTVLKFDNNQGSGGAQNAVFQMNGLQTQRQSNTFTVSGMTVTLNDTFTNEVTLRASTDTDKVFDTIKGFVNEYNELLDFVNGKLTEDHHRDFRPLTEEQKAAMSEKEIEQWEERAQSGLLRNDPILRGPMDRMRTDLYNPVNGGFNTDFKQLASIGITTSNNYMDRGKLVVNEDKLRQAIEQDPEGVFQLFTADGAIPAEQGIARRVRTTLDQAINSVAERAGGMRGKTQNNQFTLGRNMNQINDQISSFERRLQQVEERYWRQFNAMDAAVQRANQQAETLFAQLYPQG; encoded by the coding sequence ATGAGAATTGCAGGTTTGGCAACGGGAATGGACATTAATCAAATTGTCAGTGATTTGATGAAAGCACATAGAATGCCCATAGATAAAATGATGCAGGATCGCCAACTCATTGAATGGCGTCAGGAGGGGTATCGAGAAATCAACCGGAAGTTTAATACTTTTAGAGATAACATCTTTGATACCGTCATGCGTTCAGCGAATATGTTAGCAAAAAGTGTATCGAGTAGTAATTCTAGCCTAGCAACCGCAACAGCCACTTCGACTGTGGGGAATATGTCGCTACGTCTGAGTAACGTCACGTCTTTAGCTAAAGCCGCCTCCTATAATAGTAGTGATAAAATTTCAGCGGATAATCAAAAAATTAATACTTCTGCAACGCTTGGATCTCAGAATTTTACAAAGGATGACTTTTGGGAGAAGGGGATTGTTCATCGTGAAAGTATAAGGCAATCATCCACTGGCAATACAGTTACATTAGCAAATCAAGATATTGTAAACCCAGATGACATTGTTGTTAAAGTGAACGGTAAAGTTTATGATATTGTTACGGATATCAATGATCTTGAGGATGGAAAAGTACTATTAAATGCAGAAAATGGTACGTTACAATTTAATCATACGATCCAACAGGGTACAACGGTTTCTACTACTTACATGACGGAAAAGGCGACAGAGGAATTTAATCCTTCGACGGCTCAGAATACGTTTCAGTTAAAAAAGGGCGGACTTGATTTAGAAAGTTTGAAGATCACTGCTGGAGGAACTGAGTTTACTTCTGCTGACATTGTTACAGATCGCTCTCAGCTAGAAGCAGGCAAAGTTTTTGTCAATGTAGATACGGGTCAACTTGAGTTTTTTGAAGCAAAGACCAATGTTTCCGTCGATTATACACAACGTTATACTACTGCTGGAATATCCGCTCATAATGAGAATGGACCAGTCAGTGATAAGTTTGTTTTTACCGCCAATCAATCATTAAATACTGTCTTTACTGAAATGAATCGTTCGAATGTTGGAGTACAAGGGTTTTATGATAATCACTCAGATCAAGTAAGTATTTCGCGTTCAAATACAGGTTTGTTTAATGTAGATGGAAATGGCAATCCTATAGGACCTGAGATTGAGTTCACTGGATTTTTTAATACTGTTCTAAAATTTGATAATAATCAAGGCAGTGGCGGTGCCCAAAATGCTGTATTTCAAATGAATGGGTTGCAAACACAGAGGCAATCGAACACTTTTACGGTTTCTGGAATGACGGTAACCTTAAACGATACCTTTACGAATGAAGTGACGTTAAGGGCATCCACAGATACGGATAAAGTATTCGATACGATTAAGGGATTTGTAAATGAGTATAATGAGCTATTGGATTTCGTGAATGGCAAATTAACAGAAGATCACCATCGTGATTTCAGACCACTGACCGAAGAGCAAAAAGCTGCGATGTCTGAAAAGGAAATTGAGCAATGGGAAGAGAGAGCTCAAAGTGGTTTATTGAGAAATGATCCTATCCTACGCGGACCAATGGATCGAATGAGAACTGATCTATATAATCCCGTCAATGGTGGATTTAATACGGATTTTAAACAGTTAGCTTCGATTGGAATTACTACGAGTAACAACTATATGGACCGCGGAAAGTTAGTCGTTAATGAGGATAAATTACGACAAGCTATAGAACAAGATCCAGAAGGGGTTTTTCAACTTTTTACAGCTGATGGTGCTATTCCAGCTGAACAAGGGATCGCTCGTCGTGTTCGTACCACATTGGATCAAGCGATAAACTCAGTTGCTGAGCGTGCGGGTGGTATGCGAGGAAAAACACAAAATAATCAATTTACCTTAGGGCGTAATATGAATCAAATCAATGACCAAATTTCTAGCTTTGAAAGACGACTGCAACAAGTGGAAGAGCGTTATTGGCGTCAATTCAACGCAATGGATGCGGCGGTTCAACGAGCAAACCAACAAGCCGAGACGTTATTTGCGCAGTTATATCCACAAGGTTAA
- the fliS gene encoding flagellar export chaperone FliS — translation MAINYQNAYKQNTTNTASPGELTLMLYNGCLKFINRAKKAMEENNIEQRNENIARAEAIIRELMVTLKTEHETGKNMLRMYDFILSRLIDANIKNDVDALKQAEDFVTQFRDTWKQVLQLDRQQRHGATVGGKA, via the coding sequence ATGGCTATCAATTATCAAAATGCTTATAAACAAAATACGACAAATACCGCATCACCAGGGGAGCTAACGCTCATGCTCTATAATGGTTGTCTCAAGTTTATCAACCGTGCGAAAAAAGCAATGGAAGAAAATAATATTGAACAACGTAATGAGAACATCGCTCGTGCTGAAGCAATTATTCGCGAGTTAATGGTGACATTAAAAACCGAACACGAAACAGGAAAAAACATGTTAAGAATGTATGATTTTATTCTTAGTCGTTTAATTGATGCCAATATCAAAAATGATGTGGATGCTTTAAAGCAAGCGGAAGACTTCGTCACACAGTTCCGTGATACGTGGAAGCAAGTGCTTCAATTAGACCGTCAACAGCGACATGGTGCGACTGTTGGAGGAAAAGCATAG